The Myxocyprinus asiaticus isolate MX2 ecotype Aquarium Trade chromosome 31, UBuf_Myxa_2, whole genome shotgun sequence genome has a segment encoding these proteins:
- the LOC127422289 gene encoding uncharacterized protein LOC127422289 isoform X2 → MFFVGWYRGEKRAMKFAVPRIWREPTDHSSNCYFCMVDPSKCRTGKNAPAITYLDLPSSIAPVPHCYELPVPTPPEREQPSLEESSKSESEEDVADQDDNFRGGAEERNPYYPNQKDLNNLIRDLGLTKSNAELLTSRLKQWNLLDESVQVTDQRKRHQPFSSFFTCQDGLCFCHNVTSLFEAIGIACNQNEWRLFIDSSSRSLKAVLLHNGLCQHLVIELEKTAGLNLYLFERWTLERTLTPIC, encoded by the exons atgttttttgtaggatggtacagaggggaaaagagagccatgaagttcgctgtCCCAAGAATTtggcgggaacccactgaccactcaagcaactgctacttctgcatggtggacccttccaaatgtcggactggcaagaatgcacctgctatcacgtatctggaccttccttcatccatcgccccggtgccacactgctatgagctccccgtacccactcctccggagagagaacagccgtctttagaagagagcagcaagtcagagagcgaggaagatgtTGCAGATcaagatgacaatttcagaggtggagctgaggagagaaacccatactaccccaaccaaaaagacctcaacaacttgattagagatcttggtctcaccaagtccaatgctgagcttttgacgtctaggctcaagcagtggaacttgttggatgaaagtgtgcaagtcacagatcagaggaagcgtcaccaacctttttccagcttcttcacctgtcaagatgggctctgcttctgccataATGTGACCAGTCtattcgaggcaatcggaattgcctgtaaccagaatgagtggcgcctcttcatagacagctcatccaggagcctcaaagccgtgctgcttcataatg GGCTCTGTCAGCATCTAGTAATCGAACTCGAGAAGACAGCTGGTTTAAATCTCTATTTGTTCGAAAGGTGGACCCTAGAAAGGACGCTCACTCCCATCTGTTAG
- the LOC127422289 gene encoding protein NipSnap homolog 2-like isoform X1: protein MATRVLQSGCSGLYQATNTARTKGHTAVIRALSASSNRTREDSWFKSLFVRKVDPRKDAHSHLLAKKEDNNLYKIQFHNVKPECLEAYNKLCDEVLPSIHNDKHYPCELVGTWNTWYGEQDQAVHLWRYRGGYPALTEVMGKLRKNQEFMDYRKERGKMLLSRRNQLLLEFSFWNEPVPRDGPNIYELRSYQLRPGTMIEWGNYWARAIGYRQHNREAVGGFFSQIGSLYMVHHLWAYKDLQSREHTRNAAWQQEGWDEAVYYTVPLIQHMESRIMIPLKASPLQ, encoded by the exons ATGGCGACCAGAGTCCTTCAGAGCGGTTGCTCCGGCCTTTATCAGGCTACAAACACCGCCCGGACGAAAGGACATACTGCTGTTATCAG GGCTCTGTCAGCATCTAGTAATCGAACTCGAGAAGACAGCTGGTTTAAATCTCTATTTGTTCGAAAGGTGGACCCTAGAAAGGACGCTCACTCCCATCTGTTAGCCAAGAAAGAGGATAACAACttatataaaatacaat TTCACAATGTGAAACCTGAATGTCTCGAGGCGTACAACAAACTCTG TGATGAGGTGTTGCCATCCATCCATAATGATAAGCATTACCCGTGTGAGCTGGTGGGCACATGGAATACCTGGTATGGAGAACAAGACCAGGCTG TGCACTTGTGGCGGTACAGAGGAGGATATCCAGCTCTCACTGAAGTCATGGGTAAACTGAGGAAAAACCAG GAATTCATGGATTACAGAAAAGAGAGAGGAAAGATGCTCCTCTCCCGCAGAAATCAGCTGCTGCTGGAGTTCAGTTTCTGGAATGAACCGGTTCCCAGAGACGGACCCAACATATATGAGCTGCGCTCCTACCAGCTCAGA CCTGGGACCATGATTGAATGGGGCAATTATTG GGCTCGAGCGATTGGCTACCGGCAGCACAACCGTGAGGCTGTTGGCGGGTTCTTCTCTCAGATTGGAAGCCTCTATATGGTGCATCACCTCTGGG CATACAAAGACCTGCAGTCCAGAGAGCATACGAGAAATGCTGCGTGGCAACAGGAGGGCTGGGATGAAGCCGTCTATTATACTG TTCCCCTCATTCAGCACATGGAGTCCAGAATAATGATCCCGTTGAAGGCGTCACCACTGCAGTAA
- the psph gene encoding phosphoserine phosphatase, which translates to MATVAQTKELFRRAEAVCFDVDSTVIREEGIDELAKFCGVGDAVTEMTRKAMGGSVSFKTALSERLSTIKCSREQVNKLITDHPPQLTPGIKELVEKLYQRNVKVFLISGGFRCIVEHVASQLNIPLHHVYANRLKFYFNGEYAGFDESQPTAESGGKGKVISMLKEQYGFDCVVMIGDGATDLEACPPASAFIGFGGNVVRQQVKEKSSWYVTSFEEVLEELEKI; encoded by the exons ATGGCAACCGTCGCTCAAACTAAAGAGCTGTTCCGCCGCGCGGAAGCGGTGTGTTTCGATGTCGACAGCACCGTGATCCGCGAGGAGGGCATCGACGAGCTCGCCAAATTCTGCGGCGTCGGTGACGCGGTCACTGAAAT GACCCGTAAGGCCATGGGGGGATCTGTCTCATTTAAAACAGCTCTGAGCGAGCGCCTGTCCACTATAAAGTGCTCAAGGGAACAGGTCAACAAACTGATAACTGATCACCCCCCTCAGCTCACGCCAGGGATTAA GGAGCTTGTTGAGAAGCTTTATCAGCGTAACGTGAAGGTGTTCCTCATCTCAGGCGGCTTCCGCTGTATTGTTGAACACGTGGCGTCGCAGCTCAACATTCCTCTGCACCACGTCTATGCAAACCGCTTGAAGTTTTACTTTAATG GGGAATACGCAGGTTTCGATGAGTCTCAGCCCACAGCGGAGTCGGGTGGGAAAGGGAAAGTCATCAGTATGCTGAAGGAACAGTACGGCTTTGACTGTGTGGTGATGATTGGAGACGGAGCTACTGATCTTGAGGCCTGTCCACCTGCT AGTGCATTCATTGGATTCGGTGGAAACGTCGTGCGGCAGCAGGTGAAGGAGAAGTCCTCATGGTACGTCACAAGTTTTGAGGAGGTGCTAGAAGAACTTGAGAAGATTTAA